In Octopus bimaculoides isolate UCB-OBI-ISO-001 chromosome 14, ASM119413v2, whole genome shotgun sequence, the following are encoded in one genomic region:
- the LOC106867452 gene encoding TWiK family of potassium channels protein 12: MLPTPGIAAIILVVYIFLGTLMFKSWEEWGYLEAFYFVFISLSTIGLGDIVPAHSKFFLLSSIYIFFGLSLVSMCINVAIQFFSRTIKKARRTMNEISDRAQRTATMTIGKAKTAVVKMAGDTDGPVSHDHQNGVASDHKGVASDHKVDTKDSSDETGKSAKPPSQGFFRRKSSTEKSPTKTTDQDTVVTVIQPDSCPEGFTG; this comes from the coding sequence ATGCTTCCAACACCAGGTATCGCTGCCATCATCCTAGTCGTCTACATTTTCTTAGGGACACTGATGTTCAAGTCTTGGGAAGAGTGGGGCTATCTGGAAGCCTTTTATTTCGTATTTATCTCGCTCAGTACCATCGGCCTCGGAGACATCGTACCAGCCCATTCCAAGTTCTTTCTACTctcctctatttatatattcttcgGGCTGTCTTTGGTATCGATGTGCATCAACGTGGCCATTCAGTTCTTCTCACGTACAATTAAAAAGGCCAGACGAACCATGAATGAAATCAGTGATCGAGCTCAGCGCACAGCTACAATGACCATCGGTAAAGCAAAAACGGCTGTTGTTAAGATGGCCGGTGACACAGATGGACCTGTGTCACATGACCATCAGAATGGGGTCGCCAGTGACCACAAAGGGGTTGCCAGTGATCACAAAGTAGATACTAAAGATTCATCTGATGAAACAGGCAAAAGTGCCAAACCTCCATCGCAGGGATTCTTCCGTCGAAAATCGTCAACTGAAAAAAGCCCAACTAAAACCACTGATCAGGACACTGTAGTGACTGTCATTCAGCCAGATAGCTGTCCTGAAGGGTTCACGGGTTAA